The genome window GTGACCGCCACCGCGCCGGTCGCGCCACTGACCTGGACGGTCGATCCGAAACTGCCGCGGCAGCCGGTGCCGGCCAGCGACGGCGCCGACTATCTGAAGACGGTCCCCGGCTTCGCCGCGATCCGCAACGGCGGCACCAACGGCGATCCGGTGCTGCGCGGGATGTTCGGCTCGCGGCTCAACGTGCTCAGCAACGACGGCACCCTGATCGGTGCGTGCCCGGCGCGGATGGACAACGCGCTGTCCTACATCGCCCCGGAAACCTTCGACCGGCTCACCATCGTCAAGGGGCCGCAGACGGTGCGCTGGGGGCCCGGCGCCTCCGCCGGCACCGTGCGCTTCGAGCGCGACACCCCGCACTACGCCGCGCCGACCCTGGAAGGCGAGGCCAGCGCGCTGGTCGGTTCCTGGAACCGCAACGACCAGACCCTGGACCTGCGCGGCGGCAGCCGCGGCGGCTACGCACGCGTGGACGCCAACCGCTCCGAGTCCGATGACTACCGCGATGGCGACGGTGCGGTGGTGCCGTCGCGCTGGCGCAAGTGGAACGCCGACGCCGCGGTGGGCTGGACCCCGGATCCGGACACCGTGCTGGAACTCTCCGCCGGCAGCGGCGACGGCCTGGCCCGCTACGCCGGGCGCAGCATGGACGGCACCCAGTTCCGCCGCCGCAGCTATGCCGCGCGTTTCGAGCGCACCGATCTGCCTGGCGCCTGGGAGGCGCTGCGCGCCAATGCCTACGTCAACGACGCCGACCATGTCATGGACAACTACACGCTGCGCCGGCCCAACCCGCAGTCGGCGATGCCGATGCCGATGGCCGCCAACGTGGACCGGCGCACCAGTGGCGGCCGCGTGGAATCGGAGTGGCGCTGGGACCAGGTCGTGGTCCAGGCCGGTGTGGACACTCAGCAAAGCCGCCACCGCGACCGCAGCGCCAGCGGCGAGGGTGTGTACCGGACGGTGCCGTGGCGGACCGATGCGCGGTTCGACAACCTCGGCGCCTTCGCCGAAGCCACCTTCGGCGCCGGGACCGCGCAGCGCTGGATCGCCGGCTTGCGCGTGGACCGCGCGCAGGTCGAGGACACCCGCCGCAGCGTCGGCATGATGGGCATGCCCAATCCCACCGCCGGGCAGACGCGCCGCGAAGACCTGGGCAGCGGCTTCCTGCGCCTGGAGCGCACTCTTTCCGCCGATACCGTCTGGTATGCCGGGCTGGGCCGCAGCGCACGCATGCCGGACTACTGGGAACTGTTCTCCGCCGACATGGGCCCGATCGGCGCGGCCAACGCCTTCGCCGGGCTGCGTCCGGAGCGCACCACCCAGCTCGACCTCGGCCTGCAGTACCGCGGCGCCACCGTGCAGGGGTGGGTGTCGGCCTATGCCGGGCGGGTGCAGGACTTCATCCTGTTCACCTATGCCGAGGGCGGCATGATGGGCACCTCCACCCGCGTCGACAACGTCGACGCACGCATTGCCGGGGCCGAGGCCGGACTGGACTGGCAGCCGTGGCAGGGCCTGACCCTCGGCGGCACGCTGGCCTATGCCTGGGGCGAGAACCGCAGCGACGGTACGCCGTTGCCGCAGATGCCGCCGCTGGAGTCGCGGTGGCGGGTGGAGTGGGAAGGCCAGCGTTGGTCGGCCGGGGCGCTGCTGCGCGCGGTGGCGCGGCAGGGACGGGTGGCGCCGGACCAGGGCAACGTCGTCGGCCGCGACCTCGGCCGCAGCGCCGGGTTCGCCACGCTGGGGCTGAGCGGCGGCTACCGCGTCAGCGCGGCGCTGCGCCTGACCGCCGGCATCGACAACGTCTTCGACCGGCGCTACAGCGAACACCTCAATCTGGCCGGTAGCGCCGACTTCGGTTTCCCGGCCGACCCGGTGCGCATCGCCGAACCGGGCCGCAACCTGTGGCTGAAGGGCAACTATCGGTTCTGAGTGCGGCGGAGGCGCCTGGCCGCCGCGCGAGGCCGCCGTGGCCGTTGCGGCAAGCGCCGGTGGACGATCGGCGTCGGGCTGCCGCCGCCGTCATCGCCCCGCACGCGTTTCATGCGGTCGGCGACCGACAGGCAAGGCGGTCCCGCCGGTCTGCGGCGTCGCGATCGTCCGGCCGCCGCCGCGCCCGGCTCAGTGCGCAGGCGGCAGATAGCGCCGCAACACCCGCACCGCGTCGTCCAGCGCTTGCGCCCGCTCGTCCTGGGCGAGGCGGCGATAGGTCGCGGCGGCGGCGCCGCGGGCGTGGATCTCGTGTTCGAGCAGCGCGCGCAGCGCGGCGTCGTCCAGCAACTGGCGCGGCACTTCCACCGCCGGATCGCCGAAGGCGTGGACCCGGTAGCGGTCGTGGCGGTCGCCGACCGCGACCGCCTGCGCATCGTCGACGGCGGCGATCAGCTGGCGCAGGACCGCGACCTCGGCGGCGTTGCGCGCGCGCAGCGCCGCCGTCAGGTCGGTCTTGAGGCGCGCCACCAGGCGCGCGGCGGCATCGGTGCTCATGGGCGCATGGTCGGTGCTCGCCAGGCGCCGCCGCAAGTGGGCGGCGCTTGCGGCGGCGCCGTGCGGGGAGTCGGCGGGGTGGCGCCAGCCTCAACTGTGCCGCTGGTGTGGCATCGCAGCGGTAAGGAGGGCTGGCTTCGCGTTGCGCGCGTGGCGGACGGCGGCTGAAGCGGCCGTCGCACACGACAGCCGTCCGGCTGCCGCATGCGGTACTTCGTGTGCCTAGACGGCGCCGGCGGCGCAGACGCTCCGGCCGTGGAGCCGGTTCAGAACCACTCCAGCAGCGAGATGCCGACGCCGACGTAGGTCGCGCGGTGGTTGTAGTCGATCATGCTCTCGCCGTAGCCGTCGAACACCTGCACATGGCCGCGCAGCAGGTTGCTGATCGGGAAGCCCCAGTCCAGTTGCACCGCGCCGTGCGAGCGGTCGCCGCCGCGCAGCGAATGCCGCGCCATCAGCGCCACTTCGTGGCCGTTGCGGTTGTAGATCAGGGTCGCGTCGCCACGGCCCATGTAGTCCTCGATGTCCGGGTTGTTGTCCTGCTTGCGGCTCTCCGGGATGCGGTACCAGGGGCGCAGCACCAGCGCCCAGTTCTCGCGGTCCAGGCCGATGTTGAGCATCGCCCGGTTCCAGCTGCGCGACAGCGGATCGCTGCGGCCGTTGGACTGGTGGGTCAGCTGGATGCCGGTCATCCGTCCCTTCCAGCCGAACAGGCTGTAGTTGTTGCGGAACACCAGCATCAGTTCCGGCTCGTAGTTGGTCTCGCGGAACGGCCGCGACTGCTCGGCGTTGTAGACCTGCCAGCGCGAGCTCTGGGTGTAGCCGCCCCACAGGTCGCCGTTGTCGCCGAAGATGTTCTCCACGATCTTAGTCTTGAAGCTCAGCTGGAATTTCGCCTCCACGCTGTCCAGCGGCTCGGCGGTGGTCACCGTGTTGGCCGGGTTCGGCGAGGACGGCATCTCGTTCTTCTTGCTGGTCCAGAACGCCGGCAGCAGGTACACCGGCTTGTAGGCGCGCAACTGGAAGGTGCCCAGCTTGGAGTCCTTGGCCAGTTCCCAGCGGCTGTCCAGCAGCGAGCCCTTGCCGGCATTGGCGATGGTGCTGTCGTAGCGGTCCTGCTTGAACAGCGCGGCGGCGCGCTGGCGGGCGCGCTCGGCGACGCTGGCGTCCTCGGGCACGCTGGCATCCAGACGCTGCTTCTGGCGTTCGCTGGCCACCTGGGCGGCGGCATCGGCCGCCTGCGGGTCGGCGACCTTGCGCGAAAGCGCCTGGTCGTAACAGGCCAGGCGCGCGGCGTCGCTGGAGATCGCCACGCAGGCCTCCGGCGAGGCGGGGGTGGGCAGGACTTCCTGGGCGTGCGCAAGCGGCACGGCCGCGATCGACAGCAGCAACAGGGGACGGACCTGGCGGTGGGACATGCGGTTCTCGCTGCAACGGGCGGCGCGGGCGGGTGGTGCGCTGCCGGGGTGAATGGCCGGCAGCGAAAATACAGGAAGCTACGCCAACAGGGTCATCACACGTTCATGCTGCCACCGCGACGCCGTCTTCAGGGCCGCTCTAATAACGCCGGGACGCGACCTGCAGGGGCGGCTTCAGCGCGACGGGCTTACCGGGAACGCCCGTCGCGGCTGAAGCCGCTCCCACGGAACAGGGCATGCGTGGCGAACGTGGGTTGTGGTCCTTCAGACGACCCATGCCACCGCGAACACGGCGAGCATCGCCAGCGCCAGGCCGAGCTTGGCGGCGGTGCCCAGGACGATGCCCAGCCAGGTGCCGACGCCGACCCGGGTCGCCTGGCGCAGTTCGCGGCCATGCCAGTACTCGCCGACCAGCGCGCCGACGAAGGGGCCGACGAACAGCCCGATCGGCATGAAGAACAGGCCGGCGATGCTGCCCAGCACCGATCCCCACAGCGCCTTGCGGCTGGCGCCGACGCGCTGCGCGCCGAACGCGGTGGCCAGCAGGTCGACCAGCAGCGACAGCGCGGTGAGCACGCCCAGCACCGTCAGCGTCGGCCAGCCCAGCCGCTGGAAGCCGTCGGCCCAGGCCGCCAGCGCCATGCCGGCGAACATCAGCGGGGTGCCGGGCAGGGCCGGCAGCACCACCCCCGCCAGCCCGACCAGCACCAGCAGACCGGCACACAGGTAATAGATGAACGCAGGGTCCATGTGGCTCACCGCCGGGCAGTTTTGGGGGTTGACAGGCGGGGCATTTTTGATGATTGCATTTTCATTTTGGCCGGGGTAAGTTGCAGCCGCTGCGCTTGCAAAGGTCACCGTGAATCGTGGCCTGATGCGGTAGATCCATCGATCCGCTACATCGTTATACCTCGCTTCCTCCTTGCAACCAGCCGCCGCACCCCCGGCGTACCCACCCCTGAGACGTGTTCCAAGGAGTAAGTCGATCATGAACGGCAACGGCAATCGCGAAAACGGCACCGTGAAGTGGTTCAACGATGCCAAGGGCTTCGGTTTCATCAGCCGCGAAAACGGCGAGGACGTGTTCGTGCACTTCCGGGCCATCCAGACCCAGGGCTTCAAGAGCCTGAAGGAAGGTCAGAAGGTCAGCTTCACCGTGGTGCAGGGCCAGAAGGGCCTGCAGGCCGACGCGGTACAGCCGCTCTGAGTCGCCGCCGCGCGCCGCGTCGCGCCAAGCGCAGCAAAAAGGCCCGCAATGCGGGCCTTTTTGCGTTTCCGGCAATGGTCGGCGCGGCCGATCAGCGCGGCACGACGCGCCCGTTGACCACGCGCACGTAGGTGTTCTCGCGCACGCCGGCGAGGTCGCGCTGGTTGACCACGATCACCCGGCCGTCGTCCATCTGCACGTGCACGTCGT of Xanthomonas sacchari contains these proteins:
- a CDS encoding TonB-dependent copper receptor, translated to MPQFLPPPARAALSCCLLASLFPAAGHAETPATTTLERMLVTATAPVAPLTWTVDPKLPRQPVPASDGADYLKTVPGFAAIRNGGTNGDPVLRGMFGSRLNVLSNDGTLIGACPARMDNALSYIAPETFDRLTIVKGPQTVRWGPGASAGTVRFERDTPHYAAPTLEGEASALVGSWNRNDQTLDLRGGSRGGYARVDANRSESDDYRDGDGAVVPSRWRKWNADAAVGWTPDPDTVLELSAGSGDGLARYAGRSMDGTQFRRRSYAARFERTDLPGAWEALRANAYVNDADHVMDNYTLRRPNPQSAMPMPMAANVDRRTSGGRVESEWRWDQVVVQAGVDTQQSRHRDRSASGEGVYRTVPWRTDARFDNLGAFAEATFGAGTAQRWIAGLRVDRAQVEDTRRSVGMMGMPNPTAGQTRREDLGSGFLRLERTLSADTVWYAGLGRSARMPDYWELFSADMGPIGAANAFAGLRPERTTQLDLGLQYRGATVQGWVSAYAGRVQDFILFTYAEGGMMGTSTRVDNVDARIAGAEAGLDWQPWQGLTLGGTLAYAWGENRSDGTPLPQMPPLESRWRVEWEGQRWSAGALLRAVARQGRVAPDQGNVVGRDLGRSAGFATLGLSGGYRVSAALRLTAGIDNVFDRRYSEHLNLAGSADFGFPADPVRIAEPGRNLWLKGNYRF
- a CDS encoding GatB/YqeY domain-containing protein: MSTDAAARLVARLKTDLTAALRARNAAEVAVLRQLIAAVDDAQAVAVGDRHDRYRVHAFGDPAVEVPRQLLDDAALRALLEHEIHARGAAAATYRRLAQDERAQALDDAVRVLRRYLPPAH
- a CDS encoding phospholipase A, encoding MSHRQVRPLLLLSIAAVPLAHAQEVLPTPASPEACVAISSDAARLACYDQALSRKVADPQAADAAAQVASERQKQRLDASVPEDASVAERARQRAAALFKQDRYDSTIANAGKGSLLDSRWELAKDSKLGTFQLRAYKPVYLLPAFWTSKKNEMPSSPNPANTVTTAEPLDSVEAKFQLSFKTKIVENIFGDNGDLWGGYTQSSRWQVYNAEQSRPFRETNYEPELMLVFRNNYSLFGWKGRMTGIQLTHQSNGRSDPLSRSWNRAMLNIGLDRENWALVLRPWYRIPESRKQDNNPDIEDYMGRGDATLIYNRNGHEVALMARHSLRGGDRSHGAVQLDWGFPISNLLRGHVQVFDGYGESMIDYNHRATYVGVGISLLEWF
- a CDS encoding DUF456 domain-containing protein, encoding MDPAFIYYLCAGLLVLVGLAGVVLPALPGTPLMFAGMALAAWADGFQRLGWPTLTVLGVLTALSLLVDLLATAFGAQRVGASRKALWGSVLGSIAGLFFMPIGLFVGPFVGALVGEYWHGRELRQATRVGVGTWLGIVLGTAAKLGLALAMLAVFAVAWVV
- a CDS encoding cold-shock protein: MNGNGNRENGTVKWFNDAKGFGFISRENGEDVFVHFRAIQTQGFKSLKEGQKVSFTVVQGQKGLQADAVQPL